CACAACGCTTTGTATTCTAACGCTAACAATCAAATCCATGCCATTAGCGCGCTCAAAGAAAAAAGCCCTAAAGAACTGAAAGAAGAATTGCACAACGCCTTTTTGCAATTAAGGAGAATGAGCAAAGAAGCGTTTTTTATGGGAATTGTGGTGTGCGCTGGGCATGGGTTGAATTATACTAATGTGAAAGAATTGTTAAAAATCCCCTCTTTAAGAGAGCTTAATATCGGTCATAGCGTGGTTTCAAAAGCGGTTTTAGTGGGCTTAGAAAAAGCGATTTTAGAAATGGCGCAACTCATTAAGCGATAAAATGGCTAAAAAGAAAATTGCGATCAGTTGCGGGGACATTCAAGGCGTAGGCTTAGAATTGATCTTAAAAAGCCATAAGGAAGTGAGCACACTTTGTGAGCCGTTGTATCTCGTTCATAGCGAACTTCTAGAACGAGCCAATCAATTGCTTGATAACGCTTATGAAACTAAAACGCTCAATGCGCTCGCTATCCATTCCCCCTTACCCTTATTGAACTCTAGCACGATAGGCAAAGTCAGCACTCAAAGCGGGGCGTATAGTTTTGAGAGTTTTAAAAAGGCTTGCGAGTTAGCGGATAGTGAAGAAGTGGATGGCATTTGCACTTTGCCTATCAACAAACTCGCATGGCAACAAGCTCAAATCCCTTTTGTGGGGCATACCGATTTTTTAAAGCAACGCTACAAAGATCATCAAATCATCATGATGCTTGGGTGTTCAAAACTCTTTGTGGGGCTATTTAGCGACCATGTGCCTTTAAGCGCGGTTTCTCAGCTCATTCAAGTTAAAGCGTTAGTTAAGTTTTTATTAGCGTTTCAAAAAAGCACTCAAGCTCAAATCGTTCAAGTGTGTGGTTTTAACCCCCATGCGGGCGAAGAGGGATTGTTTGGGGAAGAAGATGAAAAGATTTTAAAAGCCATTCAAAAGAGCAACCAAACGCTGGGTTTTG
This DNA window, taken from Helicobacter pylori, encodes the following:
- the pdxA gene encoding 4-hydroxythreonine-4-phosphate dehydrogenase, with the protein product MAKKKIAISCGDIQGVGLELILKSHKEVSTLCEPLYLVHSELLERANQLLDNAYETKTLNALAIHSPLPLLNSSTIGKVSTQSGAYSFESFKKACELADSEEVDGICTLPINKLAWQQAQIPFVGHTDFLKQRYKDHQIIMMLGCSKLFVGLFSDHVPLSAVSQLIQVKALVKFLLAFQKSTQAQIVQVCGFNPHAGEEGLFGEEDEKILKAIQKSNQTLGFECFLGPLPADSAFAPNKRKITPFYVSMSHDVGLAPLKALYFDESINVSLNAPILRTSTDHGTAFDIAYQNKANNKSYLNAIKYLA